A part of Lycium ferocissimum isolate CSIRO_LF1 unplaced genomic scaffold, AGI_CSIRO_Lferr_CH_V1 ctg2309, whole genome shotgun sequence genomic DNA contains:
- the LOC132043330 gene encoding zinc finger protein BRUTUS-like At1g74770 isoform X1, protein MGCNNTGRELKKDDETLALPSSSSDYAKLLVESPILFFVLSHKAVDAELVQIRRVAVEALDSGGEEVVDELNRRFHFLKLVYKYHCAAEDEVLFQALDAQVKNVVFTYSLEHSSIDELFSSIFDCLDRLQKEKEEAPKLFNELTCSIGSIQTTISQHMLKEEEQIFPLMMQKFSSKEQARLVWQYLCSVPLMILEDFMPWLTAGLSSDEKTDFLNFINFVAPEEKLIQEVFISWLDDNKEASFRSCTKYGNGAKFHYGKANMKYIFELEKQQLNSSEEQNPIDGFHIWHAAITRDLRVIMEELYQLRSSLCVSTLLSVVTQLKFFADVFTFYSNALDQIYYPLVDQLNKESLSTFHEQFIERSQIEELQRLLYYKLHEEIQLRVFIDMLCQELESFVGKINKKLLFLENEVFVFIRETFSHELQLWLLYMTLHVLPLGFLKCMIIWFSAHLSEDESKMILNNIKLESADVNKSFSTLLYEWVRMGYSGKISVEKFRKDLEEMFSSRSYLFEKWSKNSGSCSSHSEMQSSDRSKTALLGPNSAMTLSNLRNHDTPYSNGINLHIFFSDSLKNLCCLPETAADGMGFSSLDVKPIDFFHFFHKALKKDLQYVLSVSVKLTENVGILAEFERCFNHVRFLYQLHSKSEDEIAFPALESKGQLQNISHSYGIDHKLEVEQFDKISIILSEITSLQGNKLKYKMLCLNLHDACISMHKTLTDHIYREEVELWPLFKEHFSVEEQENIIGDMLGRTKAESLQEMIPWLMASLTPEEQQGIMSIWQKVTKNTKFFEWLGEWWEGIQRDESVNAEKESKDSLSLAVDPLEVVSTYLSRDDFRSSSICHKKSENYSLTESADHDVDKTKNAKGNKIVDLPGGITQHSTEVDKKRCNDTIGMGDQRETTCQDIKLCEKSRQKENHLMLTQDKLVDVIRRVSCDSSLDSEKKSYLMQSLLMSQWILTQKKSHSEAAIAYDKEKINGQCPSFLDKTESVFGCKHYKRNCKLLAPCCNELFPCIRCHDEITDHCLDRKSITQMMCMKCLKIQPICPSCSTLSCHSFSMAKYYCRICKVFDDDRQIYHCPFCNLCRLGKGLGIGYFHCMTCNACMSKALSVHTCREKFLEDNCPICHEDIFTSASPVKALPCGHVMHSTCFLDYTYTHYTCPICSKTLGDVKVLFEALDAFMSEEKIPEEYAGQIQVHSNHVTYRLFYAMIVKREELLPSTGTIISVHIVVHITQGLYDQNPEFVRKADFVLPVERRIHDFRFMGVLNRTG, encoded by the exons ATGGGTTGTAATAATACTGGCCGAGAACTCAAGAAAGATGATGAGACGCTGGCCTTGCCATCTTCTTCTTCAGATTATGCGAAACTATTAGTTGAATCGCCTATTCTTTTTTTCGTTCTTTCTCATAAAGCTGTTGATGCTGAGCTTGTTCAAATTCGCCGTGTAGCAGTTGAAGCCTTGGATAGTGGCGGTGAAGAAGTAGTTGATGAACTTAACCGGCGGTTTCacttcttgaaacttgtttataaGTACCATTGCGCTGCTGAAGATGAG GTCCTTTTTCAAGCACTAGATGCACAAGTGAAGAATGTGGTCTTCACATATTCACTTGAACACAGTAGTATAGATGAACTGTTCAGTTCCATCTTCGATTGCTTGGATCGCTTACAAAAGGAGAAAGAGGAGGCTCCGAAGCTCTTTAATGAACTTACATGCAGCATAGGTTCCATCCAGACAACAATTTCTCAGCATATGCTGAAAGAAGAGGAGCAG ATTTTTCCATTGATGATGCAGAAGTTCTCTTCCAAAGAGCAAGCTAGGCTTGTTTGGCAATACCTATGCAGCGTTCCTCTAATGATACTGGAGGATTTTATGCCATGGCTAACAGCTGGTCTTTCTTCAGATGAAAAGACAGACTTTCTGAATTTCATAAATTTTGTCGCACCTGAAGAGAAACTTATTCAAGAG GTGTTCATCTCATGGCTTGATGATAACAAGGAAGCGTCTTTCAGGTCCTGCACAAAATATGGAAACGGAGCTAAATTTCATTATGGAAAAGCCAATATGAAGTACATATTTGAACTGGAAAAGCAGCAGCTGAATTCTTCAGAAGAACAGAATCCAATTGATGGTTTTCATATCTGGCATGCTGCTATTACACGAGATCTAAGAGTAATTATGGAGGAACTATATCAATTAAGAAGCTCGCTCTGTGTTTCGACCTTGTTATCCGTGGTTACACAGTTGAAGTTTTTTGCAGATGTGTTCACTTTCTACAG CAATGCTCTGGATCAAATCTACTATCCCTTGGTAGATCAACTGAACAAGGAATCCCTTTCTACTTTTCATGAACAATTTATTGAAAGAAGTCAAATTGAAGAACTGCAGAGATTGCTATACTATAAGCTGCATGAGGAGATACAATTAAGGGTCTTCATAGATATGCTTTGCCAGGAATTGGAATCATTTGTTGGGAAGATCAACAAAAAGCTGCTGTTTCTAGAAAACGAG GTTTTTGTGTTCATTAGAGAGACCTTCAGTCATGAATTGCAGCTGTGGTTGTTGTACATGACCCTGCATGTGTTGCCACTTGGGTTCCTAAAGTGCATGATTATTTGGTTCTCTGCTCATTTATCTGAGGATGAGTCCAAAATGATATTGAACAATATAAAGTTGGAATCTGCTGATGTTAACAAGTCATTTTCTACTCTCTTATATGAGTGGGTTCGGATGGGTTATTCTGGCAAAATTTCTGTTGAGAAGTTCAGAAAAGATCTGGAAGAAATGTTCAGTAGCAGAAGCTATTTGTTTGAAAAGTGGAGTAAGAACTCAGGAAGTTGTTCCTCGCACTCGGAAATGCAATCCTCTGATAGATCTAAGACTGCATTACTGGGACCAAATTCAGCCATGACGTTAAGTAATTTGAGAAATCATGATACACCTTATTCTAATGGGATCAatcttcatatatttttctcAGATTCACTGAAAAACTTATGCTGCCTTCCTGAAACTGCTGCTGATGGTATGGGATTTTCCAGTCTTGATGTAAAACCTATTGACTTCTTCCATTTCTTCCACAAGGCCCTGAAAAAAGATTTGCAGTATGTTCTTTCTGTGTCAGTTAAGTTGACTGAAAATGTGGGAATTCTTGCTGAATTCGAAAGATGCTTCAATCACGTACGATTTCTATATCAGCTGCATAGTAAATCCGAGGATGAAATTGCCTTTCCTGCCTTGGAATCTAAGGGACAACTCCAAAATATCAGCCATTCATATGGAATTGACCATAAATTGGAGGTTGAGCAGTTCGACAAAATATCTATCATTTTAAGTGAGATCACCAGTTTGCAAGGTAATAAGCTGAAATACAAGATGTTGTGTTTAAATCTACATGATGCATGCATATCTATGCATAAAACACTCACCGATCACATCTATCGTGAAGAAGTTGAACTTTGGCCGCTATTCAAAGAACATTTTTCTGTTGAGGAACAAGAAAATATTATCGGAGACATGCTTGGGAGAACCAAAGCGGAGAGTCTACAAGAAATGATCCCCTGGTTGATGGCATCTTTGACACCAGAAGAACAGCAAGGCATTATGTCGATCTGGCAAAAAGTCACAAAGAATACGAAGTTTTTTGAGTGGCTGGGAGAGTGGTGGGAAGGCATACAGAGAGATGAGAGTGTAAATGCAGAGAAGGAATCAAAGGATTCTCTTTCATTGGCTGTTGATCCTTTAGAAGTTGTTTCTACATATTTGTCAAGAGATGATTTCAGGAGTTCAAGCATCTGCCACAAAAAAAGCGAGAACTATTCACTGACAGAGTCTGCTGATCATGATGTTGATAAAACCAAGAATGCCAAGGGGAACAAAATTGTTGATCTACCTGGAGGTATAACACAGCATTCTACTGAGGTTGACAAGAAGAGATGCAACGACACGATTGGCATGGGTGATCAGAGAGAGACAACTTGTCAGGATATAAAATTATGTGAGAAGTCTAGGCAAAAGGAGAACCATCTAATGCTGACTCAAGACAAGCTGGTTGATGTAATAAGAAGAGTATCATGTGACTCCTCGTTGGATTCTGAAAAGAAATCATACCTCATGCAGAGCTTGCTGATGAG CCAATGGATTTTGACACAGAAGAAATCTCATTCAGAGGCTGCTATTGCATACGATAAGGAGAAAATCAATGGTCAATGTCCGTCATTTCTTGATAAAACCGAATCAGTTTTTGGTTGCAAGCATTACAAGAGGAACTGCAAGCTACTTGCTCCATGTTGTAATGAGCTTTTTCCATGTATACGGTGTCACGACGAAATTACTGATCATTGTCTGGACAG AAAATCTATCACCCAGATGATGTGCATGAAATGCTTGAAGATACAACCTATCTGTCCCAGTTGCTCAACTCTCTCTTGCCACAGTTTCTCCATGGCTAAATACTATTGCAGAATCTGCAAAGTGTTTGACGACGACAG ACAGATATACCACTGTCCTTTCTGCAATTTATGCCGATTGGGGAAGGGATTGGGCATCGGATACTTTCATTGCATGACCTGCAATGCTTGCATGTCAAAGGCTCTCTCTGTTCACACATGTCGAGAGAAGTTCTTGGAGGATAACTGTCCAATCTGCCATGAGGACATCTTCACTTCAGCCTCTCCTGTTAAGGCACTTCCTTGTGGTCATGTGATGCACTCTACATGTTTTCTG GACTACACGTACACGCATTATACATGCCCAATCTGTAGCAAGACACTTGGGGATGTGAAG GTGCTCTTTGAGGCGTTAGATGCATTTATGTCCGAGGAGAAAATTCCCGAGGAGTATGCTGGCCAGATTCAGGTTCATTCAAATCAT GTTACATACAGGTTATTTTATGCAATGATTGTCAAAAGAGAGGAACTGCTTCCTTCCACTGGCACTATCATAAGTGTTCACATTGTGGTTCATATAACACAAGGCTTATATGATCAAAATCCAGAGTTTGTGCGAAAAGCTGATTTTGTGCTCCCTGTCGAGAGGCGGATCCATGATTTTAGGTTTATGGGTGTTTTGAATAGAACAGGATAA
- the LOC132043330 gene encoding zinc finger protein BRUTUS-like At1g74770 isoform X2, which translates to MGCNNTGRELKKDDETLALPSSSSDYAKLLVESPILFFVLSHKAVDAELVQIRRVAVEALDSGGEEVVDELNRRFHFLKLVYKYHCAAEDEVLFQALDAQVKNVVFTYSLEHSSIDELFSSIFDCLDRLQKEKEEAPKLFNELTCSIGSIQTTISQHMLKEEEQIFPLMMQKFSSKEQARLVWQYLCSVPLMILEDFMPWLTAGLSSDEKTDFLNFINFVAPEEKLIQEVFISWLDDNKEASFRSCTKYGNGAKFHYGKANMKYIFELEKQQLNSSEEQNPIDGFHIWHAAITRDLRVIMEELYQLRSSLCVSTLLSVVTQLKFFADVFTFYSNALDQIYYPLVDQLNKESLSTFHEQFIERSQIEELQRLLYYKLHEEIQLRVFIDMLCQELESFVGKINKKLLFLENEVFVFIRETFSHELQLWLLYMTLHVLPLGFLKCMIIWFSAHLSEDESKMILNNIKLESADVNKSFSTLLYEWVRMGYSGKISVEKFRKDLEEMFSSRSYLFEKWSKNSGSCSSHSEMQSSDRSKTALLGPNSAMTLSNLRNHDTPYSNGINLHIFFSDSLKNLCCLPETAADGMGFSSLDVKPIDFFHFFHKALKKDLQYVLSVSVKLTENVGILAEFERCFNHVRFLYQLHSKSEDEIAFPALESKGQLQNISHSYGIDHKLEVEQFDKISIILSEITSLQGNKLKYKMLCLNLHDACISMHKTLTDHIYREEVELWPLFKEHFSVEEQENIIGDMLGRTKAESLQEMIPWLMASLTPEEQQGIMSIWQKVTKNTKFFEWLGEWWEGIQRDESVNAEKESKDSLSLAVDPLEVVSTYLSRDDFRSSSICHKKSENYSLTESADHDVDKTKNAKGNKIVDLPGGITQHSTEVDKKRCNDTIGMGDQRETTCQDIKLCEKSRQKENHLMLTQDKLVDVIRRVSCDSSLDSEKKSYLMQSLLMSQWILTQKKSHSEAAIAYDKEKINGQCPSFLDKTESVFGCKHYKRNCKLLAPCCNELFPCIRCHDEITDHCLDRKSITQMMCMKCLKIQPICPSCSTLSCHSFSMAKYYCRICKVFDDDRQIYHCPFCNLCRLGKGLGIGYFHCMTCNACMSKALSVHTCREKFLEDNCPICHEDIFTSASPVKALPCGHVMHSTCFLDYTYTHYTCPICSKTLGDVKVLFEALDAFMSEEKIPEEYAGQIQVHSNHVILCNDCQKRGTASFHWHYHKCSHCGSYNTRLI; encoded by the exons ATGGGTTGTAATAATACTGGCCGAGAACTCAAGAAAGATGATGAGACGCTGGCCTTGCCATCTTCTTCTTCAGATTATGCGAAACTATTAGTTGAATCGCCTATTCTTTTTTTCGTTCTTTCTCATAAAGCTGTTGATGCTGAGCTTGTTCAAATTCGCCGTGTAGCAGTTGAAGCCTTGGATAGTGGCGGTGAAGAAGTAGTTGATGAACTTAACCGGCGGTTTCacttcttgaaacttgtttataaGTACCATTGCGCTGCTGAAGATGAG GTCCTTTTTCAAGCACTAGATGCACAAGTGAAGAATGTGGTCTTCACATATTCACTTGAACACAGTAGTATAGATGAACTGTTCAGTTCCATCTTCGATTGCTTGGATCGCTTACAAAAGGAGAAAGAGGAGGCTCCGAAGCTCTTTAATGAACTTACATGCAGCATAGGTTCCATCCAGACAACAATTTCTCAGCATATGCTGAAAGAAGAGGAGCAG ATTTTTCCATTGATGATGCAGAAGTTCTCTTCCAAAGAGCAAGCTAGGCTTGTTTGGCAATACCTATGCAGCGTTCCTCTAATGATACTGGAGGATTTTATGCCATGGCTAACAGCTGGTCTTTCTTCAGATGAAAAGACAGACTTTCTGAATTTCATAAATTTTGTCGCACCTGAAGAGAAACTTATTCAAGAG GTGTTCATCTCATGGCTTGATGATAACAAGGAAGCGTCTTTCAGGTCCTGCACAAAATATGGAAACGGAGCTAAATTTCATTATGGAAAAGCCAATATGAAGTACATATTTGAACTGGAAAAGCAGCAGCTGAATTCTTCAGAAGAACAGAATCCAATTGATGGTTTTCATATCTGGCATGCTGCTATTACACGAGATCTAAGAGTAATTATGGAGGAACTATATCAATTAAGAAGCTCGCTCTGTGTTTCGACCTTGTTATCCGTGGTTACACAGTTGAAGTTTTTTGCAGATGTGTTCACTTTCTACAG CAATGCTCTGGATCAAATCTACTATCCCTTGGTAGATCAACTGAACAAGGAATCCCTTTCTACTTTTCATGAACAATTTATTGAAAGAAGTCAAATTGAAGAACTGCAGAGATTGCTATACTATAAGCTGCATGAGGAGATACAATTAAGGGTCTTCATAGATATGCTTTGCCAGGAATTGGAATCATTTGTTGGGAAGATCAACAAAAAGCTGCTGTTTCTAGAAAACGAG GTTTTTGTGTTCATTAGAGAGACCTTCAGTCATGAATTGCAGCTGTGGTTGTTGTACATGACCCTGCATGTGTTGCCACTTGGGTTCCTAAAGTGCATGATTATTTGGTTCTCTGCTCATTTATCTGAGGATGAGTCCAAAATGATATTGAACAATATAAAGTTGGAATCTGCTGATGTTAACAAGTCATTTTCTACTCTCTTATATGAGTGGGTTCGGATGGGTTATTCTGGCAAAATTTCTGTTGAGAAGTTCAGAAAAGATCTGGAAGAAATGTTCAGTAGCAGAAGCTATTTGTTTGAAAAGTGGAGTAAGAACTCAGGAAGTTGTTCCTCGCACTCGGAAATGCAATCCTCTGATAGATCTAAGACTGCATTACTGGGACCAAATTCAGCCATGACGTTAAGTAATTTGAGAAATCATGATACACCTTATTCTAATGGGATCAatcttcatatatttttctcAGATTCACTGAAAAACTTATGCTGCCTTCCTGAAACTGCTGCTGATGGTATGGGATTTTCCAGTCTTGATGTAAAACCTATTGACTTCTTCCATTTCTTCCACAAGGCCCTGAAAAAAGATTTGCAGTATGTTCTTTCTGTGTCAGTTAAGTTGACTGAAAATGTGGGAATTCTTGCTGAATTCGAAAGATGCTTCAATCACGTACGATTTCTATATCAGCTGCATAGTAAATCCGAGGATGAAATTGCCTTTCCTGCCTTGGAATCTAAGGGACAACTCCAAAATATCAGCCATTCATATGGAATTGACCATAAATTGGAGGTTGAGCAGTTCGACAAAATATCTATCATTTTAAGTGAGATCACCAGTTTGCAAGGTAATAAGCTGAAATACAAGATGTTGTGTTTAAATCTACATGATGCATGCATATCTATGCATAAAACACTCACCGATCACATCTATCGTGAAGAAGTTGAACTTTGGCCGCTATTCAAAGAACATTTTTCTGTTGAGGAACAAGAAAATATTATCGGAGACATGCTTGGGAGAACCAAAGCGGAGAGTCTACAAGAAATGATCCCCTGGTTGATGGCATCTTTGACACCAGAAGAACAGCAAGGCATTATGTCGATCTGGCAAAAAGTCACAAAGAATACGAAGTTTTTTGAGTGGCTGGGAGAGTGGTGGGAAGGCATACAGAGAGATGAGAGTGTAAATGCAGAGAAGGAATCAAAGGATTCTCTTTCATTGGCTGTTGATCCTTTAGAAGTTGTTTCTACATATTTGTCAAGAGATGATTTCAGGAGTTCAAGCATCTGCCACAAAAAAAGCGAGAACTATTCACTGACAGAGTCTGCTGATCATGATGTTGATAAAACCAAGAATGCCAAGGGGAACAAAATTGTTGATCTACCTGGAGGTATAACACAGCATTCTACTGAGGTTGACAAGAAGAGATGCAACGACACGATTGGCATGGGTGATCAGAGAGAGACAACTTGTCAGGATATAAAATTATGTGAGAAGTCTAGGCAAAAGGAGAACCATCTAATGCTGACTCAAGACAAGCTGGTTGATGTAATAAGAAGAGTATCATGTGACTCCTCGTTGGATTCTGAAAAGAAATCATACCTCATGCAGAGCTTGCTGATGAG CCAATGGATTTTGACACAGAAGAAATCTCATTCAGAGGCTGCTATTGCATACGATAAGGAGAAAATCAATGGTCAATGTCCGTCATTTCTTGATAAAACCGAATCAGTTTTTGGTTGCAAGCATTACAAGAGGAACTGCAAGCTACTTGCTCCATGTTGTAATGAGCTTTTTCCATGTATACGGTGTCACGACGAAATTACTGATCATTGTCTGGACAG AAAATCTATCACCCAGATGATGTGCATGAAATGCTTGAAGATACAACCTATCTGTCCCAGTTGCTCAACTCTCTCTTGCCACAGTTTCTCCATGGCTAAATACTATTGCAGAATCTGCAAAGTGTTTGACGACGACAG ACAGATATACCACTGTCCTTTCTGCAATTTATGCCGATTGGGGAAGGGATTGGGCATCGGATACTTTCATTGCATGACCTGCAATGCTTGCATGTCAAAGGCTCTCTCTGTTCACACATGTCGAGAGAAGTTCTTGGAGGATAACTGTCCAATCTGCCATGAGGACATCTTCACTTCAGCCTCTCCTGTTAAGGCACTTCCTTGTGGTCATGTGATGCACTCTACATGTTTTCTG GACTACACGTACACGCATTATACATGCCCAATCTGTAGCAAGACACTTGGGGATGTGAAG GTGCTCTTTGAGGCGTTAGATGCATTTATGTCCGAGGAGAAAATTCCCGAGGAGTATGCTGGCCAGATTCAGGTTCATTCAAATCAT GTTATTTTATGCAATGATTGTCAAAAGAGAGGAACTGCTTCCTTCCACTGGCACTATCATAAGTGTTCACATTGTGGTTCATATAACACAAGGCTTATATGA